A single window of Xiphophorus hellerii strain 12219 chromosome 12, Xiphophorus_hellerii-4.1, whole genome shotgun sequence DNA harbors:
- the slc20a1a gene encoding sodium-dependent phosphate transporter 1-A isoform X2 produces MDTTTLATLAAATTVALVSRSDMSDYLWLLVVGFIIAFILAFSVGANDVANSFGTAVGSGVVTLRQACILATIFETVGSVLLGAKVSETIRQGIIDVRMYNGSEHVLMAGSISAMCGSAVWQLTASFLKLPISGTHCIVGATIGFSMVARGPKGVKWMELLRIVASWFLSPVLSGIMSAILFYFVRKFILNKSNPVPNGLRALPVFYGITMGINLFSIMFTGAPLLGFDRMPWWGTLCISLGCAIITALVVWFVVCPRLKKKIERETAPAPYETPLMEKNSSKPPAEQPQIPSDLHLQNPPVETQKVAFKLGGSEETDLNSDIESKDLDISNGHMTITDPHSGRSHTIHKDSGLYKDLLHKLHKAKVGDCIGDSDTEERPMRRNNSYTSYTMAIYGIQGDPKYRDVDTGFQRRPRVDSYSSYNSAVTTGSTVPDGSATQEADASVAEAEDELEIDQPAVSLLFQFLQILTACFGSFAHGGNDVSNAIGPLVALWLLYESGSVVSNAPTPIWLLLYGGVGICAGLWVWGRRVIQTMGKDLTPITPSSGFSIELASAATVVVASNIGLPVSTTHCKVGSVVAVGWLRSRKSVDWRLFRNIFIAWFVTVPISGLISAAIMALFVYVIL; encoded by the exons ATGGATACAACTACTCTAGCAACGTTGGCTGCTGCCACCACTGTAGCTCTGGTCTCCCGGTCAGACATGTCGGACTACCTTTGGCTCTTGGTGGTCGGATTCATCATTGCCTTCATCCTGGCGTTTTCGGTGGGAGCCAACGACGTCGCCAACTCCTTCGGCACGGCGGTGGGCTCCGGAGTGGTCACCCTGCGGCAGGCCTGCATCCTGGCCACCATCTTTGAGACGGTGGGCTCGGTGCTGTTGGGGGCAAAGGTCAGCGAGACCATCCGTCAGGGGATCATCGATGTGCGCATGTACAACGGCTCAGAGCACGTGCTCATGGCGGGCTCGATAAGTGCCATGTGTG GCTCTGCCGTGTGGCAGCTGACTGCTTCGTTCCTGAAGCTCCCCATCTCTGGAACCCACTGCATTGTTGGGGCCACAATTGGCTTTTCAATGGTAGCGAGAGGCCCCAAGGGGGTCAAATGGATGGAACTACTTCGCATTG TGGCATCATGGTTCCTGTCGCCTGTTCTGTCGGGAATCATGTCGGCAATTCTCTTTTATTTCGTCCGCAAATTCATCCTGAATAAG tcTAACCCTGTACCAAATGGACTGAGAGCCCTTCCTGTCTTCTATGGCATCACTATGGGCATCAACCTCTTCTCCATCATGTTCACCGGAGCTCCAC TGCTTGGCTTTGACAGGATGCCCTGGTGGGGCACTCTGTGCATTTCTCTGGGCTGTGCCATCATCACCGCTCtggttgtttggtttgttgtcTGTCCACGCCTCAAGAAGAAAATTGAAC GTGAAACAGCTCCTGCTCCCTATGAGACTCCATTAATGGAGAAGAACTCGAgcaaacctccagcagaacaacCTCAAATCCCGTCTGACCTCCATCTGCAGAACCCTCCGGTAGAAACCCAGAAGGTGGCCTTTAAACTGGGAGGCTCAGAGGAGACTGATCTAAACAGCGACATAGAATCCAAAGATCTTGACATCTCTAACG GCCACATGACGATCACCGATCCCCACAGTGGACGCTCCCATACCATCCACAAGGACTCTGGCCTTTACAAAGACCTGCTGCACAAGCTCCACAAGGCCAAGGTTGGGGACTGCATCGGTGACAGTGACACAGAGGAGCGACCCATGCGGAGGAACAACAGCTACACATCCTACACCATGGCTATATACGGTATCCAAGGCGATCCTAAATACAGAGACGTGGACACCGGCTTTCAGAGGAGACCTCGGGTGGACAGCTACAGCAGCTACAACTCAGCAGTGACCACTGGAAGCACTGTCCCGGACGGGAGCGCGACGCAGGAAGCCGACGCAAGCGTTGCTGAGGCGGAAGACGAGCTGGAGATCGACCAACCTGCAGTTTCTTTGCTTTTCCAGTTTTTGCAAATACTAACTGCATGTTTCGGCTCCTTTGCTCATGGGGGAAATGACGTCAG CAATGCTATTGGCCCACTGGTAGCCCTGTGGCTTCTCTATGAGAGTGGGTCTGTGGTGTCGAATGCTCCCACTCCCATCTGGTTGCTCCTATACGGCGGAGTAGGAATCTGTGCTGGTCTCTGGGTTTGGGGTCGGAGGGTGATCCAGACCATGGGTAAAGACCTGACCCCCATTACACCCTCAAG TGGATTCAGTATCGAGCTGGCTTCAGCTGCCACGGTCGTTGTAGCATCTAATATTGGTCTTCCTGTCAGCACGACACATTGCAAG GTGGGATCTGTGGTGGCCGTCGGGTGGCTGCGCTCCAGGAAATCAGTTGACTGGCGTCTGTTCAGGAACATCTTCATCGCCTGGTTTGTCACAGTTCCCATCTCTGGGCTCATCAGCGCTGCCATTATGGCTCTCTTTGTATATGTTATTCTGTAA
- the slc20a1a gene encoding sodium-dependent phosphate transporter 1-A isoform X1: protein MDTTTLATLAAATTVALVSRSDMSDYLWLLVVGFIIAFILAFSVGANDVANSFGTAVGSGVVTLRQACILATIFETVGSVLLGAKVSETIRQGIIDVRMYNGSEHVLMAGSISAMCGSAVWQLTASFLKLPISGTHCIVGATIGFSMVARGPKGVKWMELLRIVASWFLSPVLSGIMSAILFYFVRKFILNKSNPVPNGLRALPVFYGITMGINLFSIMFTGAPLLGFDRMPWWGTLCISLGCAIITALVVWFVVCPRLKKKIERETAPAPYETPLMEKNSSKPPAEQPQIPSDLHLQNPPVETQKVAFKLGGSEETDLNSDIESKDLDISNVLNGSVGHMTITDPHSGRSHTIHKDSGLYKDLLHKLHKAKVGDCIGDSDTEERPMRRNNSYTSYTMAIYGIQGDPKYRDVDTGFQRRPRVDSYSSYNSAVTTGSTVPDGSATQEADASVAEAEDELEIDQPAVSLLFQFLQILTACFGSFAHGGNDVSNAIGPLVALWLLYESGSVVSNAPTPIWLLLYGGVGICAGLWVWGRRVIQTMGKDLTPITPSSGFSIELASAATVVVASNIGLPVSTTHCKVGSVVAVGWLRSRKSVDWRLFRNIFIAWFVTVPISGLISAAIMALFVYVIL, encoded by the exons ATGGATACAACTACTCTAGCAACGTTGGCTGCTGCCACCACTGTAGCTCTGGTCTCCCGGTCAGACATGTCGGACTACCTTTGGCTCTTGGTGGTCGGATTCATCATTGCCTTCATCCTGGCGTTTTCGGTGGGAGCCAACGACGTCGCCAACTCCTTCGGCACGGCGGTGGGCTCCGGAGTGGTCACCCTGCGGCAGGCCTGCATCCTGGCCACCATCTTTGAGACGGTGGGCTCGGTGCTGTTGGGGGCAAAGGTCAGCGAGACCATCCGTCAGGGGATCATCGATGTGCGCATGTACAACGGCTCAGAGCACGTGCTCATGGCGGGCTCGATAAGTGCCATGTGTG GCTCTGCCGTGTGGCAGCTGACTGCTTCGTTCCTGAAGCTCCCCATCTCTGGAACCCACTGCATTGTTGGGGCCACAATTGGCTTTTCAATGGTAGCGAGAGGCCCCAAGGGGGTCAAATGGATGGAACTACTTCGCATTG TGGCATCATGGTTCCTGTCGCCTGTTCTGTCGGGAATCATGTCGGCAATTCTCTTTTATTTCGTCCGCAAATTCATCCTGAATAAG tcTAACCCTGTACCAAATGGACTGAGAGCCCTTCCTGTCTTCTATGGCATCACTATGGGCATCAACCTCTTCTCCATCATGTTCACCGGAGCTCCAC TGCTTGGCTTTGACAGGATGCCCTGGTGGGGCACTCTGTGCATTTCTCTGGGCTGTGCCATCATCACCGCTCtggttgtttggtttgttgtcTGTCCACGCCTCAAGAAGAAAATTGAAC GTGAAACAGCTCCTGCTCCCTATGAGACTCCATTAATGGAGAAGAACTCGAgcaaacctccagcagaacaacCTCAAATCCCGTCTGACCTCCATCTGCAGAACCCTCCGGTAGAAACCCAGAAGGTGGCCTTTAAACTGGGAGGCTCAGAGGAGACTGATCTAAACAGCGACATAGAATCCAAAGATCTTGACATCTCTAACG TTCTGAATGGCTCTGTAGGCCACATGACGATCACCGATCCCCACAGTGGACGCTCCCATACCATCCACAAGGACTCTGGCCTTTACAAAGACCTGCTGCACAAGCTCCACAAGGCCAAGGTTGGGGACTGCATCGGTGACAGTGACACAGAGGAGCGACCCATGCGGAGGAACAACAGCTACACATCCTACACCATGGCTATATACGGTATCCAAGGCGATCCTAAATACAGAGACGTGGACACCGGCTTTCAGAGGAGACCTCGGGTGGACAGCTACAGCAGCTACAACTCAGCAGTGACCACTGGAAGCACTGTCCCGGACGGGAGCGCGACGCAGGAAGCCGACGCAAGCGTTGCTGAGGCGGAAGACGAGCTGGAGATCGACCAACCTGCAGTTTCTTTGCTTTTCCAGTTTTTGCAAATACTAACTGCATGTTTCGGCTCCTTTGCTCATGGGGGAAATGACGTCAG CAATGCTATTGGCCCACTGGTAGCCCTGTGGCTTCTCTATGAGAGTGGGTCTGTGGTGTCGAATGCTCCCACTCCCATCTGGTTGCTCCTATACGGCGGAGTAGGAATCTGTGCTGGTCTCTGGGTTTGGGGTCGGAGGGTGATCCAGACCATGGGTAAAGACCTGACCCCCATTACACCCTCAAG TGGATTCAGTATCGAGCTGGCTTCAGCTGCCACGGTCGTTGTAGCATCTAATATTGGTCTTCCTGTCAGCACGACACATTGCAAG GTGGGATCTGTGGTGGCCGTCGGGTGGCTGCGCTCCAGGAAATCAGTTGACTGGCGTCTGTTCAGGAACATCTTCATCGCCTGGTTTGTCACAGTTCCCATCTCTGGGCTCATCAGCGCTGCCATTATGGCTCTCTTTGTATATGTTATTCTGTAA